In Pleurodeles waltl isolate 20211129_DDA chromosome 5, aPleWal1.hap1.20221129, whole genome shotgun sequence, the DNA window ACCATGAACTGAATACATTTCAATCTAGTGTTGGGGGGAATATGGGTGGCATATTCTAGTAGGAATTGCTACTCTTCATCATACGGTTGTGCCAATTTTGTCTACCCTTCCCCATTTCGTGAATTGCTTGTACTAACCCGTGTGTTTGTGGTTCTTCCCCAGTTCGCATCCAGTGtgtcctaataaagtgcactactgtGGCATATTTGAGGATGAGGGTCCTGGGGGGAGCATAGACCTGTATAAATTCTTGATACAGGTTAGGCGAGCCCTCCCCAAACAGGTCTCCCACTATGGATATCCCTGTTCCTCCTATTGTCGGATATGCGTTATTAACAGCACATCTGTAAGAGTGGGAAAACCACATAATGGAATATTGAGGGCATATGGAACTGTGGTTCGTGTAAGGTGGAGCACCATGCGCCCGTGTGTAATGGCATTGTGTAAGAATAGTGGCAGCTGTAAGAGGCGATTTACTTTCCCAGGTAATAACGGTGAGTGAAGGTGGCCATTTCGCAGATGGGATAATGTATAACCTATTTCTTGTAAGTTAATGTGCACTAACCAGTGAGAAAGCCACTGCAATTGTGCCATCATGCTATGATCTAAAATCGGGTGCATCCATGCCTCCCTAGTCTACCGGCAGCAGTAACTGTTCAATAGTTATGTGATGCCATCCCAACGCCCATATAAGGTCAGTTAGAAGCAAACTGAGAGAGTGTGAAAAACTGTGGATAGTATAATGATAGGGAAATTAATACAGTAATATAACAGTTTCAGGAGCATAACCATTTTAGCCCTAGGCTAGACGACCAGCCACCGAAAGGGGGAGGGTGACCCAAAACTTCACTTGGGATCATAGTGCTACTATTGCTCTTAAGAGATTACCACTGAGTAGGTCTGTGTGGGTTCTGTATATTTGAATGCCCAGGTATCAAAAGGTTTGTTGTGCCACCGTGATTTGATATGTGTCCAGTGAGATCGTGCCAGGGAGTATAGAATTGCGGAAAGAAAACGCTTTAGACTTGGCGTAGTTAACCAGGAGGCCAGATAAATCTCCAAATAGATGGAGGACTCTGGCTATAGGAGCCATATCTTGAGTGTATATGAGCATGTCACCGGCTTATAAAGAGACCATTTGTGCATGTTGTCCATCTGGGATATTCCACCCTACCCTCTCTGGTGTAGTTTCTGCATGAATGGTTCCATCGCCAGGACGAATAGTAATGGGGACAATGGCCAGCCTTGTCTTGTGCATCGAGATATTGAGTATTCAGAAGAAATGTGCTTCCCTGTTCTAGTACTGGCAGAAGGGTGTGCATAAAGTGTCCCAACCAAGTTTATAAATGTGGGTGGACAATGTAATCTTTGTAGGACTAGAGAAAGCTATTCCTACTCTAGGAAGTCTAAAGCTTGTTGCAAGTCTAGCAAGATGCAGCCTTCCATGGGAAAAGAGGCACTTGCTGTTTCCATAATTCGGTAAAAAGTCTATTTAATGAGATACTTTGACAGGGTATGAAACCGCATTGGTCACTATTTTTTTATCCTaagagcaggggaagcagcctttggGCCAGCCCATTGCTAAGATTTTTATAATCTGTGGTGAAGAGGGACAACAGTCTATCTGAGGATAAGTCCCATGGATCCCTGCCCAGTTTAAACAGCGAAGTGACCAGGGCTAGGTCAGATATACAGATGTAGAAGGTAGCTGACTTGCTTCCATAGCCGCTTGGTACAACTTTTCCAATTGTGGGACCAAACGGATGGTAAATGTGGAATAGAATTATTATTACATGCCATGCTTTTAGTAGCCCCTCTTATTTCCTATGGCATGATAGGCGCTGCTAGGGCTGTGCGCACACCTCCTAATGTCTGTGGGAGCTGTAAGTTGCCAAAAGTCATCTCCGTTCTGTTAGGGATGGAGCCGGGCCCCTGTGATATAATTTGGTATAATACTCAGGAAAAAGAGTTATTTATTACTAAGTGTGTGACACAGTGAGTTCCTGATGTATATACTACATGCAGTATCTGAGTCGGAGATTTAGGCTAAATCATGTGGACTAGTAGGGTACCGGCCCTATCCCCATCTGAATGGACCTTATTAAATGTAGGATGTGTAGTCAAGTACTCTAAGCTGTTCGAGTGGTTCTGCATGTTGTATTTTAATTTCCTGCAGTTTTAGTGAACACGCAGGGGCTTCAGCCTCTTCCTGTTCTAGGATTCCCATGTGGTTTTCAATTTGGAGCAGATTTGCCAACACTTTGGGTCGGGTCCCAGATGCTGTCACTAGGGATAACCCTCTTAATACCATTTTGAAATCATCCCATTCTATTAGGGGAGTCGAGGCTGTGCCCTTGTTGGTAGCGAAATACTTTTCACTGGTATTCCCTAGTGTTTCTCGAAATGCTGCTTCCCCCAGAAGGGACggttgcacttgccaggttgaaattggtGCAGGGACccagccccactccagaaccatcTCCAATAGGTTGTGGTCTGAGAATGCCTTCCCCAGGTAAGTCGCATCTGTAAAAAGTTGTGTCAGGTGGGTTGGGCATAGTATACGATCTAGGTGGGGATGTAGGCCATGAGGGGGTGGGAAAGGAGTATTCCCTTAGACTTATGTGGGGACCCACCAAATGTCTGCCAGGGACCAATATTACACCCAGGGTGTGATCGCCAGGGCCTGTCTGGCCGAACTGGCACTGGGCAATGGGGGGTGGGGCCTGTCCAGAGATACATTTAGTACTGTGGTTACATCCCCACCTATTAACCAGGGAATGTGTGCCTAGTTATCCAGGACCCCAGATAATCATTGTAAAGAAAATATCATGTTTACTATTTGGGGCATAAACACTACCCAGGACCACCGTTCTCCCATACAGCAGGCCCCGCATGTACACATAAATCCTCTGTGTCTCAATTCTAGTAGTCTGTGCGTGGAAAGGGATGCCCACCCTGATCCAGATGGCTGTCCTTTAAGCGAATCACGAGtatgtagtgacaaacagcattctcctccattttatttgtattttattcgcTTCAGGAGATATGGGGGTTTCCTTCAGGTATATTATAGAGGTCTTGCTGCAGTATAGCAATGCTAATACTCTGTGTCACTTGTGAGGGAACCCCAATCCCGAACATGTAACATTGTAAAACGGTGGGCATGCTATGGCTCTCTTAGTGTTCCCCGCCAGGGTTGTCATTGATGCAATGAGCACACTTATACTTTTACTTTTGTTGTGTAAATTAacaatttcccaattcttggtcCAACAAGAAACTTCTGTTTGACcaaacaaaaacaatcaacttaTAAAACATTGAGCCTTTGCTAAAGGAGGGGACCAAACACAAACTGGAAGCCATCATTCGGTTGTGCCTGGTTTGGGACCAACTCACATCTTTTGATTCCACCACGCCCCCTGGAGCCCATAGTTTGCTTTCCTTATGTGTGTTTACCTCTAAGTGTACATTGAGCTAGCGATCATAGCACCTGTGGATCCACCCTTCTGGCAGACGGTTGATGTGCTACTGGAACTTGTGAGAGTTCAAACCCTTTGGATATACATAAAGAGTATATGAGGCCGCCAATAAGGAGACAGAATAAACATTAGTTGTGCAGAAATTAGATGATTAGATCAACAAGTCGTGCCATTATCTTTCGGTATTGTCAGCAGTTAGACATGAAGTCTCGTGGCATTGGGTATAATCAGATTAAAGTATCTCCTGTTTGTGGTGTGACAGCAGGAAAGAGCACCAAGCTGGCATTCAGATCTGAATCTGAGAGAGCTGCTCCAGAGAAGCTCCACAGGAAATTGCATTGCTGTGCTCCCATTGATGTCACTGATGCTATTGCTCCTGTTCTGTCCTCCAGTACTTGCTGCGGTGAAGATGCAGTTGCTAAAGTCAGCCCACGTCCTCGTCTGCCCAGCGAGGCGGTCTCTAGGTAACCCTTTTCGTGCAGTCTGATGGGGGCAGATGGCGCGCGGCAGGATACTGATGTTCCAGCCAATCATAAGCAGCCTCCGGAGTATCGAAGAATAGTGAGCGTTCTTCCTGTATAACCTTCAGTCGAGCCAGGAATAATAAAGCATATGTGAGCCCTTCATTGCGAAAAATGCTTATTCACCGATTGGTATGACGCACAGCGTCTTTGTGCTTCAAgtgtgtagtcagggaagatcGAAACTGCCACATTATCCACAGTGAGAGAAGTCATTTGCCTGTCCTTTTGGAGAAGGTGGTCACTGAAGATCAGATTTCTTGCCACCATAGGCCAGGGTGGTGCACCAAGAGGGGGACAGGGAGCTGGCACTCTATGCACTCACTAAACTGCCAACATCTGAGACAGGCCCTATGGGGCTACAACATATTGGAGCTAGGCCTCCATGAATAGTGTCCGATTTAGCCTTTCCTCTCCTTCAGGCAGTCGCACAATTCTCACATTGCTGCGGCTTGCACGGCCTTCGGCCCTTTTTATGGAGCACGTTGACTTGCCTATGGAGTTCTTTAATAGCAATTGTGTTGGAGATCTGTTGTGAGCTCATGTCAGATATGGTCCCCTCTGCAGTACGGACCTTTGACTGTCAATTTGCAATGAACATCTCGCAATAGTCCTATGTCCCCTGCTAGGGAATCTATGCAGTGTTCAATGGCTGTCAGTGAGTCTCTTATCTCCCTCAGACTCAAGTCGAGCTTATCCACTGGGTGTGACTGGTTGGTGGGGGCAATACAGTCTGCTGATGTTGGCGGAAAGAGGTCTACTGCCTGACTGTGCTGCAGATGTGTCTCATCCTGTTGGGTCACTGAGCAGTTCGACTTGGTGCGACCCATGGTCCTATCGGTACATGTGGTAGTAACTTGTCTGGAAAAGGGAGGTTCCCTTGCCACTGCCACACCGATGTTGCCTCATAGTGGTAGTGTTGGTTGAATAAGGTAACCAATAGAGCATTTTTCATTAACATGATTGCTGAGTGGTCTAGGCCATATCTAAATGGTAGGTGTGGTATGATGGTGTTATGCTGCGTTACTAATATGGTCACAGAGGGTCACAGTTGTGTCATTTGCCCAGTCAGAGGCCCTGCCATGCCCCTTAGGCCCTCCTCACGCAAGCCGTAGGGGCGATGTGCAGTTTAATAGTGTGGTGGCTAGGGCAAGAGGAGCATCTACTTCAATGTACCTCCAGATATTCAGGGGTAGTCTAGCAGACCCAGGGCAGATTGTATGCGGTAAAGGTATTAAAGGTCCCGAATTTGTGGAGGAGATTATCAGGCGCACAGTCCAGTTTCAATTAAAACTGCCTGCTCAAATGTCTTTAGGAACTTGGTGTGGGGCCAGGAAGTGCCTCAGGGCCGCCCTTATAGCATTGCCTGACAATCAGGGGCAGTGCGCACCTTCTTCCTGCACAGCCATTGGTGCCAGGCCACCAATAAATTGAGTCCTTTAACCCCTCCTTCTTGGCTTGGTAGTGAAGGACCTCAGCAGGGAGCCTACATTGTCTCCCACTCCTCACCTTTTTTCTGCTAGGCACAGCTTATGTTTGGGCTGCCTGCAGGTCACTACAAGAACCGCTGTGAAAGTTGCTGTATTCCCCAGGTTCATTTCTACAGGGCCGACTGGCCAGCTTGAGGTCTGCCGGGGGAGAGCGGCAGTAGGAGATTTAGGCTGCTGCTCACTCCGCTTTCGTCTTGGGCTTTGAAGGAGTGTTTGCGGTGTGCACTGCAGCTGCCTTTCAGAGAATGAGCGTGGCCTGACCTGTATCAGCGACGTCTTCTGCCTAGCAGCTCAGGTGCTCAGCAGCCAGTCAGGCACAGCACGGCCCATTTTGGGGAGCCTCAGGTGTAGTGGGCGCAGTCCCGGCACACCGTCGGATAGAACAGAGGAGCAGGATTACTGCCAGGTGATGTTTGCTTTCCAGGTAGACAGTGAGAGCTCTACAAAGGTACGTCCGCCATGTTCGGTGGGCGACCATGCCCCTCGGTGCTTTGTTGTTTTAGGCACggtttttcactttaaaaaagtcATGACTTCGGTTAcacagattggatttttgccattgtgGTGtcagtttattaaattttactctatttatctATGCTGTTGTGGGATTTTATTTGTGTAGCgttttcactttatgactgtttgagtgctgcataaatactttgcacattgcctctaagtgaagcctaactgcttttgtgccacgcaaccagagggttaagcagaggttagtTTATTAACAATGCAAACCAATGTTTTTCACCCACTGTTTCATTCCACAGCACGCCTTGCTCCTCTTTCTAGAGTGGCATAGTGaatcaaaaaaaattatgaaactTGAATGCTGCCCAATTAATTATCAGTGTCTGAGATCTATTCAAGCATACCACCCATTACTTATTTGTGTTAGAATACTAGTATCTGTGTAATTCTCTTTTACCGCTGTGTCTAGttccctgaaaaaaacattttattggctAGGGCTGGGTGCCCATTATGATTGGCACTTCTTGCTGTTCTGTAATTATGACTATGTCATGATCCTGAATGCCAGTCTGTTCTGTAAGAGTTATAATGCTCCTCCTTTGGGCAGTAATTAAAGGTCTTTGTATATGGAATGTCGTTTTCACCGCATGGCACGAATATGAGCATTTCTGATCAACATGTGATTGCTCTAAGAGGTCATGCTATTAACACACGTTTCATCTAACATGTATTGTCTATAGCTCCAGTTTTATCATATTTTAGTGGTTGTTTACGCTTCTGTTGCCTGTTTTTCCTTGGATTGAAGCCCTTTCTGTAATGTGTCTCATTTTGCCTAACATCTGTGCAGGTATATCAATCAGTAACTTTAATAAATGATCTTTGATTCAGTTAGTTTTCCATAGACATATCACTGTGGTCCATGATGCCTCCTGAAAGAAAATGGTTAGTCATTCATTACGTACCAGAGTACATTAACTGATGTAGCATTAACTCTTCTTTAGATAGGATTGCCCAATCATATTCAATACATTTATATGGTTTGTCATCTTGAAAGCCTTGTCACATTCCATACATGTGTAGGATCTTTACCCAGTGTGCATTTTCTGGTGCAGggttagcactgattttcttttaaAAGCTTTCCCACATTGAATACATTTATAGGGTCTATCATCGGAGTGGGTTGTTTGATGCATTCTTAATGCACCTACAGTTCTAAAAgccttgtcacattcagtacaACTGTATGGCTTTTCACCAGTGTGGATTCTCTGATGAATCACTAGGTTGCCTCTCATCTTGAAATCCTTAtcacacaccatacatttaaatGGTTTTTCACCTGTGTGATTTCTGTGATGTAGCATTAACTGTACCTTTGATTTAAAACTCTGATCACATTTGCcacatttatatggtttctcacCAGTGTGAATTCTCTGATGTAGCATCAGCATTTGTTTCATCTTAAAGGTCTTCTCACATTCAGTACATTCATATGGTCTTTCCATGGAGTGGGTTACACAATGTCTTATTAGGTAACTGTTTGACCTAAAAGCCTTGTCACACTCAGTACATTTATAAGGTTTGTCCTGAGTGTGGGTTCGCAGGTGTAGCATTAGACATTGTTTAACTTTGAACGacttgtcacattctgtacatatAAATGGTCTTTCTTCAAAGTGGCGTCTCTGATGTACCATTACTTCTCCACTTGTCCTAAAAGCCTTGCCACATTCAGTACAATTATATGGTTTTTCCCCATTGTGGATTCTCTGATGTACAtttaggcatgtttttgtcctaaaAGCCTTGTAACATTCTGTACATTTATGAAGTTCTTCACCATTGTGGATTCGTTGATGTGCCGTTAGTGCCGATTTTTGTGAAAAAGCCTTGCCACATTCAGTACATTTAAATGGTCTCTCCACAGAGTGGGTACTTTGATGCAGCATTAGATTCATTTCTGTTTTAAAGAACTGGCCACACTTGGTACAAACATGTGGTTTTTCATCTTTGTGGGTTCTCTGATGCACTATTAGATTGTCCTTTGTTCTAAATGTTTTGTCACATTCAGGACATGTATATGGTTTCACCCCAGAGTGGGTTTGCTGATGTACCATAAGCACACATtttaatttgaatgtttttttacatttaggaCATTGGTATGGTCTTTCATCAGTGTGGGTTATCTTATGCTGTTTTAAATTCTGTTTTGTCCTAAAGGCCTTGTCACAGTCAGTACATTTAAATGGTCTCTCTGCAAGGTGAGTACTTTGATGCAACGTTAGATTCATGTCTGTTTTAAAGAACTGGTCACACTTGGTAAAAACAGGTGATTTTTCATCTGTGTGGGTTCTCTGGTGCACCATTAGATAAGCCTTTGTGCTAAATGCCTTGGCACATTCTGTGCATGTATATGGTTTCACCCCAGAGTGGGTTTGCTGATGTACCATCAGCACACATTTTACTTTGAATGCTTTTTGACATTCGGTACATTGGTATGGTCTTTCATCTGTGTGGGTTCTCTGATGCACAATTAGAAGGTCCTTTGTTCTAAATGCCTTGGCACATTCAGTACATGCATATGGTTTCACCCCAGAGTGGATTTGCTGATGTACTTTGAGCGCACATTTTGATTTGAATGCTTTTTGACATTCAGTACATTGGTATGGTCTTTCATCAGTGTGGGTTATCTGATGCTGTTTTAAACTCCGTTTTGTCTGAAAGGTCTTGCCACATTCCGTACATTTATATGGTTGTTCATCAGTCAGGTGTACTACTAGATGTTGCTCCATTCTGAGAGTCCTCACATTTGTTGCAtataagaaagaggaaaaactttgCTCATATAATAATTCCTTTTAGTCTGTCCATTATGTGCATTTGTACCTGTTCAAACAGATATACATGACTGAAAAAAGCCAGACACTTTTATAATGTGTATATAAAAAGGAATTTTTCTTTGAAATATTTCCGGCATAGGAAGATGTTCTTCTGGACAACACAGGCACTTCTTTTTTATGGCAAGTCCATCTGGCTTTTACAAATAAAATCTCCTGTTGAAGTCTGTTGTGCACCTGTTAGATTGAGAGAAAAAAAACTGAATTTTATGGGAATAAAATAAATGAAGCTTAGCTGTAATAATCTACATGAAAACACTAATAGGAACTAACTGCATGTACAAGTCAAGCTTAGTAAAAGCCTGAAAACATTAAAAAGATGTCTGGGACACAGAGGTAATGAAACATTAATTATGCTTGAAGATGGATAAACAGAACATATGCTTACCCCGtcggtagctttgcacaagcagtcaggcttatctcggaagcaatgtgtaaagcatgtgcacataatacacagtaaaaacactacaaaaggacaccacaccagttttagaaaaaaacagccaatacttatctgtgtaaaacaagaccaaaatgagaaaaatccaacatacagtaatatatgaattttgcaagaattacttaaaaaatcagtttcttgaagtccatagctccatctggggctatcacggcattgtgaacaacaattccaacagttcaggccggccatggTGTTAcaagccagctacggtgtcagaagacccgcaaacagtaccttggaaattaaGGCCTTTGTGATCCTCATGATGAGATCCGGAGTGCTGTGTCGCTGGCATCGGCAGGCGTTGGTTCTGAAAGGCGGTgcaggggtcatcgggcccttgaagtcacatgtgttaCAGATCTAACTCCGGGCTGATAGGAAAGCCAGGAGCACTGGCGTTGATGGCGCCGGGGCAGCGAGACGATGTGATGTTGTAATGCTATCTGcatttgaccaccgactccatcttgaccattgactccattttgtgcttagcttcaggtgccttcatatcggtggtgcagggtttttccacaccaagcttgttttaCCCATAGAACGTGTTTGCGCCAGGGTTACACAGTGCAGGAACATTACATGGGGGATTGTGGAAGGTAGATGTAATAAGAGAATCTCAGCCTGGAAATGTTTTCATCAAGAAAAAGtacagctcctctgtctctggaatgcgcattggggcaggGCCAGTTCCTTTACGTGTTTTTGATGCAGATCTAGTACAGCtagcacttgaatttcacaacccGAAGGGAGCGGGGTAGATTGCCAGAATCTTTCacttgagtttgtttaaggtatataaaggtggggaaacttggcactgaggtaAAAGGAGCTCGTCTGAATGTGGATGCATGGTTCAGGGTCCCATGTTAAATAAACCTCCTGCCTCAGCTGCCCAGGGTTCCACGGattgatgctggcaaggatgaagcattcaacccccatggtgatgcattttaattcttaactaTCTAGCTTGGCTGtgcaaatacatgtatatattgttttgttttttttgccctggctggctgttgttttcttgtgatccttcatcttcttgagtatgtatatatatatatatatatatatatatatatacacacacacacaaacacacaaaaaagaatagagaactctgggtagttcccaagtttaggtggagagcagctctagtaaggagcgctctgcaacaccagcgacactctagatttgctcacctcaaatgtctgtttattagcaaagtttttaaacattggatcagcacagtgctatccacgccgagctagatagtgacaaaggtgttcattataaccctggcggacggtgttaaaaggcggtaagaccgccaacaggccggcggtaaaaattttggaattacgaccgtggcggaaaccaccaacaaagacagccactttaccactccgaccgccacggcggtacaaacaaacaccgcggcggtcacagaaaacagacaggtggaggacaatgtaccgcccacactattatgacagcccaatccgccaccttttccggggcggattcaccacggataaaaacatggcggaaacaggaattttcgaaggaaaaacgctcacctctacacactccacgaggaatgaggaacgaggacaccatggagccggaactccaaatcctacctgcgatagtcttcctgctcctctaccaggagcaccaacgccagcggcaaagaccacagtgagtactgcacctacgacacggggggaggcaaaaaacagggacacacacatgcaacacccccaccctaacccactgcaacacacacaccaatgcatatctaaacattacagttacacccccaacccccccggaagaatgcaaagacaaaaggaaatgagtgtaaccattttaatatatcaaaattcagtaagcaaatatacacacatatacactatttataaaatataaa includes these proteins:
- the LOC138296859 gene encoding zinc finger protein 268-like; this encodes MEQHLVVHLTDEQPYKCTECGKTFQTKRSLKQHQITHTDERPYQCTECQKAFKSKCALKVHQQIHSGVKPYACTECAKAFRTKDLLIVHQRTHTDERPYQCTECQKAFKVKCVLMVHQQTHSGVKPYTCTECAKAFSTKAYLMVHQRTHTDEKSPVFTKCDQFFKTDMNLTLHQSTHLAERPFKCTDCDKAFRTKQNLKQHKITHTDERPYQCPKCKKTFKLKCVLMVHQQTHSGVKPYTCPECDKTFRTKDNLIVHQRTHKDEKPHVCTKCGQFFKTEMNLMLHQSTHSVERPFKCTECGKAFSQKSALTAHQRIHNGEELHKCTECYKAFRTKTCLNVHQRIHNGEKPYNCTECGKAFRTSGEVMVHQRRHFEERPFICTECDKSFKVKQCLMLHLRTHTQDKPYKCTECDKAFRSNSYLIRHCVTHSMERPYECTECEKTFKMKQMLMLHQRIHTGEKPYKCGKCDQSFKSKVQLMLHHRNHTGEKPFKCMVCDKDFKMRGNLVIHQRIHTGEKPYSCTECDKAFRTVGALRMHQTTHSDDRPYKCIQCGKAFKRKSVLTLHQKMHTG